CGCGCCACGAACGGGCGGGCGAAGCGCTCGCGGGTCACGGATCCGGCGGAGGTGTCCGCATGAACCTCTTCGCCGATGCGGTCCGTTGGCTGACCGATCCCGAGCAGTGGACCGGCACCTACGCGCTCCCCACCCTCCTCGGCCAGCACCTGCTGTACACGGCGCTGTCCGTGCTGATCGCCGCCGTCGTCGCGGTGCCCGCCGGCTGGCTCATCGGCCACACGGGACGCGGCCGTGAGGTGGCCGTCGCGATCTCCGGCGCCGCCCGCGCCATTCCTTCGTTCGGCCTGCTCATCCTGCTGGTGCTGCTCTTCGGGGTGCTGCAGGTGCCGGCTGCGGCCCTCGTCACGTTCGTGCTGCTCGGCATCCCGTCCCTCCTGGCCGGCGCGTACACCGGGATCGAGGCGATCGACCGCCGCGTGATCGACGCCGCCAAGGCCATGGGCATGACCCCGTGGCAGGTCTTCTGGAAGGTGGAGTTCCGCCTCGGACTGCCCCTGCTCATCGGCGGTCTCCGTGCGGCCACGCTTCAGGTCATCGCCACCGTCACTATCGCCGCCTACGTCAATCTGGGCGGCCTCGGCTGGCCCATCATCCAGGGCATCCCGCTGCGCCGCTTCGATCAGGTGCTGGCCGGCGCCCTGCTGGTGGCCGTCCTCGCCCTGATCGTCGATCTCCTGTTCGCCCTGGCTCAGCGCGCCGCCGTCCCCGCCGGGGTCCGCGCGTCAGGCGGCGGGCGCCAGGAGACCGAACCCCGTGCGCGCCGTCGCACGTCATCCCGCGTCCGGCTGAACACCCCAGCCGCGTCCAGACAGCACGCCGAGTGAAACTCCGCGTGAGGAAGTGAAGAGAGGAACCACCATGTTCACTGCTCGCATCGCCAGGATCGCCGCGGCCGGCGCCGCGCTCGCCGTCACGCTCGCCCTCAGCGCGTGCGGTTCCGGCAACCCGCTGGACCAGCCCAGCACCGCGGGAGGAGGCTCCGGGGACAAGATCGTCGTCGGGTCGCAGGCGTACTACTCGAACGAGATCATCGCGGAGATCTACGCCCAGGGGCTCGAGAAGGACGGCCAGAAGGTGGAGCGCCGCTTCAACATCGGCCAGCGCGACGCCTACATGGGCGACGTGAAGTCCGGGGCGATCAGCCTGTTCCCCGAGTACACCGGCAACCTCCTGGAGTTCCTGCAGGGCAAGGCCGCTTCGACCAGCCCGGCCGATGTGTACGCCGAGCTGAAGAAGGCCCTGCCCAAGGGTCTCGTGGCGCTCGACTACGCCCAGGCCGCGGACCAGGACACCTACACGGTGACCAAGGCGACCGCCGACAAGTACGGCCTCCAGACGATCGCGGACCTGAGCAAGGTCCAGGGCAAGGTCACGATCGGCGGCGCCCCGGAGTTCGAGAAGCGCCCGTACGGACCGGCTGCCGCGAAGACCCAGTACGGCGTGGATCTCGCCTTCTCCGCGACCGGCCCCACCACCCTGGACGCGCTGCGTGCCGGGACGGTGCAGGTGGCGGACATCTACTCGGCGGATCCGGCCTTTGAAAAGGGTGACCTGGTCACGCTGAAGGATCCGAAGAACATGATCCTGTCCTCCAATGTGGTGCCGATCGCGAGCGAGGCCGTCTCCGGGAAGATCTCCAAGGTGATCAACGCGATCAGCGCGAAGCTGACCACCGAGGAACTGGTGAAGCTGAACGTCCAGAGCACGGTGGACAAGCGCCAGCCGGCCGAGATCGCCACGGCCTGGCTCAAGGACAAAGGCCTGAGCTGACCGGCCTCGGCTGATCGGCAGGGGACGCTCCGGGCAGGGGGAGGAGCGTCCCCGCCGTCGCGGGTCATGGGATCCGTGACGGCTGACGCGTGATGGAACGGAGGAGCGATGACGGCTCAGCATCCCGAGGACGGCGACCCCCTGCTCACGGGGCCGCGCGGCACAGTGCCTGACGGCGCCGTCGTCGACTGGCTCCTGAGCGGTGACCCCGCACTGCGCTGGCAGGTCCTGCGCGATCTCCTGGACGCGCCCGCCTCCGTGTGGGAGGCCGAACGGGCGCGGATCGCGACCGAGGGCGCCGGCGCCAGGCTGCTCGCCCTGGCCGGGGAGGACGGCCAATGGGCCGGCGGGTCCTTCGTGCCCGAGGGCTTCACCCCGGCGGACTGGAAGGCGGAGGGGCAGCCCTGGACCGCCACCACCTACAGCCTCACGCAGCTGCGCGAGTTCGGTCTGGACCCCTCCACTCTGCGGATCCGGGAGATCGTGGAACTCGTAGGCCGGAACTCCCGCTGGGACCATGACGGCCAGCGGTTCTGGGACGGCGAAGTGGACACCTGCATCAACGCCAGGACGCTCGCGGACGGCGTCTATTTCGGGCTCGCACTTCCTGCTCTCGTCGAGTGGATGCTCGCCGAGCAGCAGCCCGACGGCGGCTGGAACTGTGAGCGCGAGAACGGTTCCGTGCGCTCCTCCTTCGACACCACCATCAACGTCCTCGAGGCGCTCCTGGAACTGGAACGCAACGGGCAGGGCACCCCGGAGACCCGGCGGGCGCGTCGGGCGGGCGAGGAGTACCTCCTGGAACGCGGTCTCTTCCGGCGGAAAAGCACCGGCGAACCCGCCGACCCCGGGTACCTTGAACTCCGTTACCCCTGGCGGTGGCGCTACGACGTCCTCCGTGCCGCCGACCACCTGCGGGCCGCGTCGCTCGTGGACGGCACCGCGCCCGACCCCCGGCTGGCCCCGGTGATCGACCATCTGCGCTCCCGTCGTCAAGCCGATGGCCGGTGGCTCCTGGACGAGGAACTGCGTGGCCGGGTCTGGTTCACGCTCGACGACGGCGCCGGACTCCCGTCGGGCTGGATCACCTTCCGGGCGCTCCGGGTCCTCCGCTGGTGGGAGGCGGGGCAGGGCGCCTGATGCGCGGGCCCGGTCCGTGGATCCCGTCAGGGCGTCAGGACCGACCGCAGCCCGGTTCCGGCCGCCAGATCCTCGAGGGCGTCGGCGGCCTCGGAGAGGGGCCGGACACGGTCGATGAGCCGTTCCAGCGGCAGCAGGCCTGCGAGGTGGAGCCGCGCGAGCCGGGGGATGTCCACCTGCGCCACGCTCGACCCGTAATTGCACCCCAGGATGCTCTTCCCCTGGTCCGCCAGGTCGAACGGGTCGATGCTGGCCCGGGCGCCGATGCGGGTCATGCCGACCAGCACGGCGGCGCCGCCCGGAGCGAGCAGTCCGGGGAGGGTCTCGATGACCTTCTCGTTCCCGATCGCCTCGAACGCGAAATCCACGCCTCCGAACTGTTCCGTGACGAATTCGCTCAGGTCCGTCTCGCGAGGGTCCAGGGTGACCGTGGCCCCCAGTTCGCGTGCCATGGCCCGCTTCTCCTCGGACAGGTCCACGGCGATGATCGGGTCGGCGCCCGCGAGGCGGAGTCCCATCACCACGGAGAGGCCCACCCCGCCACAGCCGATGACCACGGCGGACGCTCCCGCTGGGACCTTCGCGGTGTTCAGGACCGCTCCCACGCCGGTGGTCACCGAGCAGCCGAGGAGGGCGCCCACGGTGAAGGGCAGCCGTTCGTCGACCTTGACCGCCGCCGACTCCGGCACGACCACCTCCGGCGTGAAGGTGCCCAGCCCGAGGTAGGGCCACAGAGGCTCGCCGTCGCCGTCGCGGAATGCGGTGGTGCCGTCCGGCAGGGTGTTGGACAGTGCGGTGGTGCCGGTGCACAGCCAGCCGCGGCCGGCGGCGCAGTTGACGCACCGTCCGCACGGGGCGAACCAGGACAGCACCACATGGTCGCCGGGCTGGACGGTGGTGACGCCCGGTCCGGTCTCCTCGACGACGCCCGCGGCCTCGTGCCCCAGGACCAGGGGCTGCTCCGCAGGCCAGTCGCCGTTCACGATGTGCAGATCCGAGTGGCAGACGCCCGTGGCACGGATGCCGACGCGCACCTGGCCCGGTCCGGGGGACGCCACGGTGAGCGGCTCCCGGGACACTCCGCGCCCGGTGCGGAACGTGGTGGCTTCGGTCATGGTGATCTCCTGATCGGAAGGCTGCACAGTCGGAAGGCTGCACAGTCGGAAGGCTGTGAATGAAGGGTGTGGAGGCGGACCCGCCTACGCGAGACCCTGCCCGGAGAGCTGTTCGTCGCTCCGGCGTCGTTCGCTCTCCTCCGCCGCCAGATCGAGCGAGCGGCCCAGCAGCCAGTACGCCACCGAGGTGACGGCGAGGCCGACGAGCCAGGCGATGTCGACGTCGCCCAAGGCCGAGGCCACCGGACCCA
This portion of the Arthrobacter woluwensis genome encodes:
- a CDS encoding ABC transporter permease; protein product: MNLFADAVRWLTDPEQWTGTYALPTLLGQHLLYTALSVLIAAVVAVPAGWLIGHTGRGREVAVAISGAARAIPSFGLLILLVLLFGVLQVPAAALVTFVLLGIPSLLAGAYTGIEAIDRRVIDAAKAMGMTPWQVFWKVEFRLGLPLLIGGLRAATLQVIATVTIAAYVNLGGLGWPIIQGIPLRRFDQVLAGALLVAVLALIVDLLFALAQRAAVPAGVRASGGGRQETEPRARRRTSSRVRLNTPAASRQHAE
- a CDS encoding ABC transporter substrate-binding protein, which translates into the protein MFTARIARIAAAGAALAVTLALSACGSGNPLDQPSTAGGGSGDKIVVGSQAYYSNEIIAEIYAQGLEKDGQKVERRFNIGQRDAYMGDVKSGAISLFPEYTGNLLEFLQGKAASTSPADVYAELKKALPKGLVALDYAQAADQDTYTVTKATADKYGLQTIADLSKVQGKVTIGGAPEFEKRPYGPAAAKTQYGVDLAFSATGPTTLDALRAGTVQVADIYSADPAFEKGDLVTLKDPKNMILSSNVVPIASEAVSGKISKVINAISAKLTTEELVKLNVQSTVDKRQPAEIATAWLKDKGLS
- a CDS encoding alcohol dehydrogenase catalytic domain-containing protein, which produces MTEATTFRTGRGVSREPLTVASPGPGQVRVGIRATGVCHSDLHIVNGDWPAEQPLVLGHEAAGVVEETGPGVTTVQPGDHVVLSWFAPCGRCVNCAAGRGWLCTGTTALSNTLPDGTTAFRDGDGEPLWPYLGLGTFTPEVVVPESAAVKVDERLPFTVGALLGCSVTTGVGAVLNTAKVPAGASAVVIGCGGVGLSVVMGLRLAGADPIIAVDLSEEKRAMARELGATVTLDPRETDLSEFVTEQFGGVDFAFEAIGNEKVIETLPGLLAPGGAAVLVGMTRIGARASIDPFDLADQGKSILGCNYGSSVAQVDIPRLARLHLAGLLPLERLIDRVRPLSEAADALEDLAAGTGLRSVLTP